From a single Brassica oleracea var. oleracea cultivar TO1000 chromosome C5, BOL, whole genome shotgun sequence genomic region:
- the LOC106293204 gene encoding probable xyloglucan endotransglucosylase/hydrolase protein 30, whose protein sequence is MSKLSYNLIFSIIIFVFLCLGLRSSAFTNLNTLSFEESLSPLFGDANLVRSPDDFSVRLLLDKYTGSGFISSNMYQHGFYSSMIKLPADYTAGVVVAFYTSNGDVFQKTHDELDIEFLGNIKGKPWRFQTNLYGNGSTPRGREERYRLWFDPSKEFHRYSILWTPHKIIFWVDDVPIREVIRSEAMGADYPAKPMALYATIWDASDWATSGGKYKANYKFAPFVAEFKSFSLDGCSVDPIQEVPVDCADSVEFLESQDYSAINSHQRAAMRRFRQRFMYYSYCYDTVRYPEPPPECVIVPAEKDRFRDTGRLKFGGTEARERRRNRRQQRPEIESDPDERKLL, encoded by the exons ATGTCTAAATTATCGTACAATCTCATCTTCTCGATCATCATCTTTGTCTTCTTGTGTTTGGGTTTGAGATCATCAGCGTTTACGAATCTCAATACCTTAAGCTTCGAAGAATCACTTTCTCCTCTATTCGGTGATGCCAATCTCGTCCGTTCTCCTGATGATTTCTCCGTTCGCCTCCTCCTCGATAAGTACACCG GTTCTGGTTTCATATCATCGAATATGTATCAACATGGATTTTACAGCTCTATGATCAAACTTCCCGCCGATTATACTGCCGGCGTTGTCGTCGCCTTTTAT ACATCAAACGGAGACGTGTTCCAGAAAACACACGACGAGTTAGACATAGAGTTTTTGGGAAACATAAAAGGAAAGCCATGGAGGTTTCAGACAAATCTCTACGGAAATGGAAGCACGCCTAGAGGTCGCGAAGAGAGATATCGTCTCTGGTTCGATCCTTCTAAAGAGTTTCATCGTTACAGCATCCTCTGGACTCCTCACAAGATCAT ATTTTGGGTTGATGATGTACCAATAAGAGAAGTGATAAGAAGTGAAGCAATGGGAGCCGATTATCCAGCGAAGCCAATGGCTCTTTACGCCACCATCTGGGATGCCTCCGACTGGGCAACCTCCGGCGGAAAATATAAAGCTAATTACAAATTTGCCCCCTTTGTCGCCGAGTTCAAATCTTTCTCCCTCGATGGCTGCTCCGTTGATCCCATCCAAGAAGTTCCTGTTGATTGCGCTGACTCTGTCGAGTTCCTTGAGTCGCAAGATTACTCTGCCATCAATTCACATCAACGTGCCGCCATGAGAAGATTCCGACAACGGTTTATGTATTATTCTTATTGTTACGATACGGTTAGGTATCCAGAGCCACCACCGGAGTGCGTGATTGTTCCGGCGGAGAAGGATAGGTTTAGGGACACAGGGAGGTTGAAATTTGGTGGCACAGAGGCCCGTGAACGGCGGAGGAATCGTCGGCAACAAAGGCCGGAGATTGAGAGTGATCCCGATGAGAGAAAGCTTTTATAA
- the LOC106344941 gene encoding glutamic acid-rich protein-like: MLKGVEERIVKAMEEKISGINLTVVTKLEAINWTMDKREKNQRVLKKKAKKIEDRLTSIESKGNEDEEYRQWNDFDYGRDHGKDREMAEAGKDKEKAETWKKNSEKGEEDEENSGKDEEDEENSEKGEEEEEQEPEKDKENSDSVEKGEENVEESDEEDSLLRLQERVRVQAEEFWRTIDDESGAEKEAEKEAEEEGEKEDEKDGEKEAEKEAEEEGEKEDEKDGEKEAEKEVQEEKEAEKNGEKEVEKEVQEEKEAEKEESKGTPTSTGVIIITPHGRTKAAAARKAIQTEIAELAEKEAEVEAIQTEQEAIQTAIVEKEAEVTEKDAEVAEKEDQDVDEEEEKAEESDKNPNVDQDIEEEEEKAEESEDNPVESPSEKQTELAEKLVEVEVKTKRKPRVNVIAVPYGIPRAERLAKMRAEAEKKKAKAERLVKMRAEAEKKES; this comes from the coding sequence ATGTTGAAAGGTGTGGAAGAGAGGATTGTGAAGGCCATGGAAGAAAAAATTTCTGGAATTAATTTAACGGTAGTGACAAAGCTGGAGGCTATAAACTGGACGATGGATAAACGTGAGAAGAACCAGCGAGTTTTGAAGAAAAAGGCTAAGAAAATAGAAGACAGGTTGACTTCTATTGAAAGCAAGGGAAATGAGGATGAGGAATATAGACAGTGGAATGATTTTGATTATGGTAGAGATCATGGGAAGGATAGAGAGATGGCTGAGGCAGGGAAGGATAAAGAGAAGGCTGAGACATGGAAGAAAAACAGTGAGAAGGGTGAGGAAGACGAGGAAAACAGTGGGAAAGATGAGGAAGACGAGGAAAATAGTGAGAAGGGTGAAGAAGAGGAAGAGCAAGAACCTGAAAAAGACAAAGAAAACAGTGACTCTGTTGAGAAAGGCGAAGAAAACGTGGAGGAATCAGATGAAGAAGATTCTCTGTTAAGGCTTCAAGAAAGAGTGAGAGTACAAGCGGAAGAATTTTGGAGGACAATTGATGATGAGTCTGGCGCTGAGAAAGAGGCTGAGAAAGAGGCTGAGGAAGAGGGTGAGAAAGAGGATGAGAAAGATGGTGAGAAAGAGGCTGAGAAAGAGGCTGAGGAAGAGGGTGAGAAAGAGGATGAGAAAGATGGTGAGAAAGAGGCTGAGAAAGAGGTTCAAGAAGAGAAAGAGGCTGAGAAAAATGGTGAGAAAGAGGTTGAGAAAGAAGTTCAAGAAGAGAAAGAGGCTGAGAAAGAAGAATCCAAGGGAACTCCTACCTCTACCGGAGTAATAATCATTACACCACATGGTAGAACTAAGGCAGCAGCTGCGAGGAAAGCTATTCAGACTGAGATTGCTGAGCTAGCTGAGAAAGAGGCTGAGGTAGAAGCTATTCAGACAGAGCAAGAAGCTATTCAGACTGCGATTGTTGAGAAAGAAGCTGAGGTTACTGAGAAAGATGCTGAGGTAGCTGAGAAAGAGGATCAAGATGTGGATGAAGAGGAGGAAAAAGCAGAGGAAAGTGACAAGAATCCTAATGTCGATCAAGATATTGAGGAAGAGGAGGAAAAAGCAGAGGAAAGTGAAGATAATCCTGTGGAGAGTCCCTCTGAGAAACAGACTGAGCTAGCTGAGAAGTTAGTTGAGGTAGAAGTAAAGACTAAGCGCAAGCCTAGGGTCAATGTCATTGCAGTGCCGTATGGCATTCCTAGAGCTGAGAGACTAGCAAAAATGAGAGCTGAAGCTGAAAAAAAGAAAGCTAAAGCTGAGAGACTAGTAAAAATGAGAGCTGAAGCTGAAAAAAAAGAAAGCTAA